In Nicotiana tabacum cultivar K326 chromosome 11, ASM71507v2, whole genome shotgun sequence, a single window of DNA contains:
- the LOC142166089 gene encoding uncharacterized protein LOC142166089, with protein MLSEHGLNLSYMQAWRAKEKALQFLRGNPCDSYNKLPKYFYILEKNYSGFVVKLKKAADDCFLYAFVALCTSINGWQHCRPVVVVDGTFLKSAYRGIMLTASTMDAAGTIFPLAYAVVDSENDASWKWFFEQFKEAYGERPSMCVVSDRHETRSYTMDEFNERMLKIEEVDLRVKSYLYDIGYHRWSRVHAMVNRTFTMTSNIAESLNAVTKDAIELPIFDLFEYMRTLLERWTKEKLSKAKGTFTYLGHKYNKELEDNNTLSQKLRVRASTDHIHTVLDGVKRYIVCLENKKCSCGQFQLDELPCAHALAALRHRNETYENYCSPYYTRKSLLLTYEMPVNPLPDEGKWEVPQHILDEVVKPPAGDKRQPGRPHKERYKTFDEIKSKKYKVSCGNCGGEGHNKRTCKNAPK; from the exons ATGTTATCCGAACATGGACTGAACCTAAGCTACATGCAAGcatggagagcaaaggaaaaagCTTTACAGTTTTTGAGAGGGAATCCGTGTGACTCCTACAACaaattacccaaatatttttatattcttgagaAGAATTATTCTGGTTTTGTTGTTAAATTGAAGAAGGCAGCAGATGATTGCTTCTTATACGCATTTGTTGCTCTTTGTACATCAATAAATGGTTGGCAACATTGTAGGCCGGTAGTAGTGGTTGATGGGACATTCTTAAAGTCAGCCTACAGGGGGATTATGCTGACAGCAAGCACCATGGATGCAGCAG GTACTATTTTTCCCTTGGCATATGCTGTGGTTGATTCTGAAAACGACGCATCTTGGAAgtggttctttgagcaattcaaggaGGCATATGGTGAAAGACCTTCAATGTGTGTTGTTTCAGATAGGCATGAGA CACGGTCATACACTAtggatgaatttaatgaaaggatgTTGAAGATTGAAGAGGTAGACCTGCGTGTAAAGTCTTACCTATATGATATTGGCTATCATAGATGGTCAAGAGTACATGCAATGGTAAATAGAACTTTTACTATGACGTCAAACATTGCCGAGTCGTTGAATGCTGTAACAAAAGATGCAATAGAGCTTCCAATATTTGATCTATTTGAGTATATGAGGACTCTTCTTGAACGTTGGACAAAAGAAAAGTTATCAAAGGCAAAGGGTACTTTCACATACCTTGGTCACAAATACAACAAagaattggaagacaacaatacATTATCTCAGAAACTAAgg gtgagggcttcaacaGATCATATACATACTGTGTTAGATGGTGTGAAGCGGTACATTGTGTGTCTAGAAAACAAGAAATGTAGCTGTGGACAATTCCAACTTGATGAACTTCCATGTGCGCATGCTTTGGCAGCATTAAGGCATAGGAATGAAACATACGAAAACTATTGCTCTCCGTATTACACAAGGAAGAGCCTTCTGCTTACCTATGAAATGCCAGTAAATCCTCTTCCTGATGAAGGCAAATGGGAAGTGCCACAACATATTTTGGATGAGGTAGTAAAGCCACCGGCGGGAGATAAAAGGCAGCCAGGGAGACCTCACAAGGAAAGATATAAAACATTTGATGAAATAAAGTCAAAGAAATACAAGGTGTCATGTGGTAATTGTGGAGgtgaagggcataacaaaagaaCTTGCAAGAATGCGCCGAAATAG